The proteins below come from a single Streptococcus canis genomic window:
- a CDS encoding TatD family hydrolase produces the protein MINKVEHLAIFDTHTHLNVAEFQGHEAEELALAQGMGVAYHNVVGFDQATIEGALALADKYPNVYATIGWHPTEAGSYSQAVEESIVSQLSHPKVIALGEIGLDYYWMEDPKEVQIEVFNRQMQLAKDHDLPFVVHTRDALEDTYEVIKAAGVGPRGGVMHSYSGSLAMAERFIELGMMISFSGVVTFKKALDIQEAAQHLPLDKILVETDAPYLAPVPKRGKQNHTAYTRYVVDKIAELRGMTVEEIAAATTANAKRVFKLD, from the coding sequence ATGATAAATAAAGTAGAACATCTGGCTATTTTTGATACCCATACCCATTTGAATGTAGCAGAATTTCAAGGACATGAAGCGGAAGAGTTGGCTTTGGCCCAAGGCATGGGTGTAGCCTATCACAACGTGGTTGGCTTTGATCAGGCTACCATTGAAGGAGCACTGGCTCTTGCAGACAAGTATCCTAATGTTTATGCGACGATTGGTTGGCACCCCACAGAAGCGGGATCCTATTCACAGGCTGTTGAGGAATCTATTGTTTCTCAATTATCACATCCCAAAGTGATTGCTCTAGGTGAAATTGGCTTAGACTATTATTGGATGGAGGACCCAAAAGAGGTACAAATAGAGGTTTTTAACCGCCAAATGCAATTAGCAAAAGATCACGACCTGCCTTTTGTGGTGCATACCCGCGATGCTTTAGAAGATACCTATGAGGTCATCAAAGCAGCTGGTGTTGGCCCTCGTGGAGGTGTTATGCATTCTTACTCAGGTTCGCTTGCGATGGCTGAGCGTTTTATTGAACTTGGCATGATGATTTCCTTTTCAGGTGTAGTCACTTTCAAAAAGGCTCTTGATATTCAAGAGGCAGCGCAGCACTTGCCTTTGGATAAGATTTTGGTAGAAACAGATGCCCCTTATCTTGCTCCAGTGCCAAAACGTGGCAAGCAAAATCATACAGCCTATACTCGCTATGTGGTTGATAAAATCGCAGAGCTACGTGGGATGACTGTGGAAGAAATTGCAGCAGCAACGACTGCTAATGCAAAGAGGGTATTCAAGCTTGACTGA
- the rnmV gene encoding ribonuclease M5, translated as MQRGYSSLTEKINIQEVLVVEGKDDTANLRRFYNVDTYETRGSAITEEDLERIDRLNDLRGVIVLTDPDYNGERIRKLIMAAVPTARHAFLNRNEAVPSSKTKGRSLGVEHANFEDLQKALTQVTQQYDDESYFDISQADLIRLGLLMAADSRKRREYLSEKLRIGYANGKQLLKRLELFGITLAEVEEVMGVYGE; from the coding sequence ATGCAAAGAGGGTATTCAAGCTTGACTGAAAAAATTAATATTCAAGAGGTACTTGTTGTAGAAGGTAAGGACGACACGGCTAACCTCCGCCGTTTTTACAATGTAGACACCTATGAGACCAGAGGATCTGCCATTACGGAAGAAGATTTAGAACGGATTGATCGGCTTAACGACTTGCGTGGCGTCATCGTTTTGACAGACCCAGATTATAACGGTGAGCGTATTCGCAAGCTCATTATGGCAGCTGTGCCAACAGCTCGTCACGCCTTTTTAAACCGAAATGAGGCTGTCCCAAGTTCTAAGACTAAGGGTCGTTCCTTAGGTGTTGAACATGCCAATTTTGAGGATCTCCAAAAGGCGCTTACTCAGGTCACCCAGCAATATGATGATGAGTCTTATTTTGACATTAGCCAAGCAGACCTGATTCGTCTAGGCCTTTTAATGGCGGCAGATAGCCGTAAACGTAGGGAGTACTTGAGTGAAAAGCTCCGCATCGGCTATGCCAACGGCAAACAACTGCTCAAGCGTCTCGAATTATTTGGCATTACCCTAGCAGAAGTAGAAGAAGTGATGGGAGTCTATGGGGAATAA